A genome region from Fibrobacter sp. UWR4 includes the following:
- a CDS encoding phosphorylcholine transferase LicD: MKLSERRMQALSLIDIQNVSLDILTEVHQFCKANDIQYSLAYGTLLGAIRHKGFIPWDDDIDIFMTRPNYEKFARLFKPQEGIAFISEKDSYIALPRVCDVKRTVFQSTLPWAPNKDLGIWIDIFPIDGVEDDRAAFKKRMIENARLYNLQLAVRRAMPNLSTKLSLRQNIKQLCRKIRYFNWTPRKINDKILDQCKEYPFATASHCSQLVSTTTLDKQFYDKKIFDEYTEVEFEGRMFSAIRDWDTILKLNYGSYMQLPPEEERVQHSCDHTKFYWKE; the protein is encoded by the coding sequence ATGAAATTAAGTGAGAGAAGAATGCAAGCTTTATCGTTAATAGACATTCAAAATGTAAGCCTCGATATTTTAACCGAGGTCCACCAATTTTGCAAGGCAAATGACATCCAGTACTCCTTAGCATACGGAACCCTCCTAGGTGCAATTAGGCACAAGGGCTTCATTCCATGGGATGACGACATCGATATATTTATGACTCGTCCCAACTATGAAAAATTTGCAAGGCTTTTCAAGCCACAGGAAGGAATCGCCTTTATTTCGGAAAAGGACAGCTATATCGCACTACCAAGAGTTTGTGATGTAAAAAGGACTGTCTTCCAGTCAACACTTCCTTGGGCACCGAATAAAGATCTCGGTATATGGATTGACATTTTCCCCATTGATGGCGTGGAAGATGACAGAGCGGCCTTTAAAAAAAGAATGATTGAGAACGCCAGATTGTACAATCTTCAACTGGCGGTCCGTAGGGCAATGCCAAACTTATCAACCAAGCTATCCTTGCGACAAAATATCAAACAGCTCTGCCGAAAAATTCGTTACTTCAACTGGACTCCAAGAAAAATCAACGACAAAATCCTTGACCAATGCAAGGAATACCCGTTCGCAACAGCAAGCCATTGTAGTCAATTAGTCAGCACAACTACATTGGACAAGCAGTTCTACGACAAGAAAATTTTCGACGAGTACACAGAAGTTGAATTTGAAGGCCGCATGTTCTCTGCAATTCGAGACTGGGATACCATACTCAAATTGAACTATGGATCCTACATGCAGCTTCCTCCTGAAGAAGAACGTGTTCAACATAGTTGTGACCACACGAAGTTTTATTGGAAGGAATAA
- a CDS encoding phosphorylcholine transferase LicD: protein MKDISVEEMKQIQVDILKDIHRFCEQNRLRYTLIFGSLLGAIRHKGYIPWDDDIDIAMPRKDYEKFIQSYQHEYYYAYDYRKDKDYHNPYAKVADTRTILEENICMKNIGINIDVFPFDNMFDTKEECNAFIDSLNSIKKKFRIKLVKPGRKNVWWKRILIRLAKVAMLPYSMKGLTQQEYEKVNTLSNDQAAFVALAVDPEIDAAYRSIYPRSMFDNFTKKPFGNDEFMVTTDYHQWLTQMYGDYMTPPPDANRTSPHTLSKIYWIKD, encoded by the coding sequence ATGAAGGACATCTCAGTCGAAGAAATGAAGCAGATTCAGGTGGACATCCTTAAGGACATCCATCGTTTTTGCGAGCAGAACAGACTTAGATACACCCTTATATTCGGGTCTCTTTTAGGAGCTATCAGACATAAGGGATACATTCCCTGGGATGACGACATCGACATCGCCATGCCCCGAAAGGACTACGAAAAGTTCATCCAAAGCTACCAACACGAATATTATTACGCCTACGACTATCGTAAAGATAAAGATTACCACAATCCCTACGCCAAAGTCGCGGACACCCGCACCATCCTAGAAGAAAACATCTGTATGAAAAACATCGGTATCAACATCGACGTTTTTCCATTCGACAACATGTTTGACACTAAGGAAGAATGTAATGCATTCATTGATTCTCTGAACTCCATCAAAAAGAAATTCAGAATTAAGTTGGTCAAGCCCGGACGTAAGAATGTTTGGTGGAAGCGTATTTTGATTCGTCTTGCTAAGGTCGCCATGTTGCCGTATTCCATGAAGGGTTTGACCCAACAGGAATACGAGAAAGTAAACACACTTTCCAACGATCAGGCAGCCTTTGTCGCCCTGGCGGTGGATCCAGAAATAGACGCAGCATACAGATCGATTTATCCCAGAAGTATGTTCGATAATTTTACCAAGAAACCTTTTGGGAACGACGAGTTTATGGTCACTACGGATTACCACCAGTGGCTCACACAAATGTACGGAGACTACATGACGCCCCCTCCGGACGCCAATAGAACTTCCCCTCATACATTAAGCAAAATTTATTGGATAAAAGACTAG
- a CDS encoding LicD family protein, whose translation MGIAHKLYQAIGGKEGSFLQKKWSAYCIKKDLKAKQKRLHENGLEALKIFRDTCKECGANYWLEYGTLLGAVRHKSFIPHDFDLDAGMMATDYTEELHKKLIDRGFVFSHAFDYMNLKTGERKKSEYTFTYKGIAFDIFLAFREGDICKVFCYEIGKGCVVKFSMSYTLDCSKPLSTVTIDGEEFSAPSDPAKALTMYYGEDFMTPNSGWTNDYGGSKYAEYYSPEEITGIRILPETNE comes from the coding sequence ATGGGCATCGCTCACAAACTTTATCAGGCTATTGGCGGCAAGGAAGGCTCATTCCTTCAGAAAAAATGGTCCGCTTACTGTATCAAGAAAGACTTGAAGGCTAAGCAAAAAAGACTGCACGAAAACGGTCTCGAGGCCCTGAAAATTTTCAGGGACACCTGCAAGGAATGCGGCGCAAATTACTGGCTTGAATACGGCACCCTCCTCGGAGCAGTAAGACACAAGTCTTTTATTCCCCATGACTTTGATCTGGACGCAGGCATGATGGCCACAGACTACACCGAAGAACTTCATAAAAAATTGATTGATCGCGGTTTTGTTTTCAGCCACGCCTTTGACTACATGAATCTCAAGACTGGCGAACGCAAAAAGTCTGAATACACATTCACTTATAAGGGCATCGCATTTGATATTTTCCTCGCCTTCCGCGAAGGAGATATCTGCAAGGTATTCTGCTACGAAATCGGGAAAGGCTGCGTCGTTAAGTTTTCCATGTCCTATACCTTGGATTGCTCCAAGCCTTTATCCACAGTCACCATCGATGGCGAAGAATTTAGCGCACCTTCTGACCCGGCCAAGGCTCTGACCATGTACTACGGCGAAGATTTCATGACGCCTAATTCTGGCTGGACAAACGATTACGGCGGAAGCAAATATGCCGAATACTACTCTCCTGAAGAAATCACCGGCATAAGAATTCTGCCCGAAACGAATGAGTAA
- a CDS encoding lipopolysaccharide biosynthesis protein — MSKKNTPFLAVIWSLLERLSSQAVSFVIGVVLARLLTPNEYGIVGLTTIFISLSNTFVDAGFANGLIRKIDRTEKDLSTAFYFNIAIGIVAYGILWLCSPIIANFFNEPILIPLVKIIGLSVLLNSLCVVQSAILTANLNIRLQTIINLCGQIPAGLIAILLAYRGWGVYALALQTVLAAFIRTTLLWIFAKWRPHEKFSKESFSYLFGFGSKLLGANLIGTVFNEIYSVLIGKFFTKADLGYFSKANGLSNNFNSVASGIVQKVALPVLSRHQNDKVQLQENFREIMRLLVMIIAPLSAFLCFSGRDIIVFLWTDKWLPAVVLFQIIVAGTMWNPIGQLSLSLLQVANRTGLILKLEFPKKAIYVVIIFIGFQYGVLGIAATQFFINFVAAAINLHPTKKILDYSYVQQMVDVIKYMVIAYPIAWGLSLLINTDIPLLNILLNFLTFLPIYGLVILAIRDSVAVKYFAKIKGKFKKA; from the coding sequence ATGAGTAAAAAAAACACACCTTTTCTAGCGGTCATCTGGAGTCTTCTGGAAAGATTGTCTTCCCAGGCAGTCAGCTTCGTTATCGGGGTTGTCCTTGCTAGACTTTTGACGCCAAATGAATATGGCATCGTAGGACTCACTACCATATTCATCTCTCTTTCGAACACCTTCGTTGACGCCGGTTTTGCCAACGGACTTATTCGAAAAATTGACCGCACAGAAAAGGATCTATCTACAGCTTTTTATTTCAATATTGCCATTGGCATTGTAGCTTACGGCATTCTTTGGCTGTGTTCACCCATTATCGCAAACTTCTTTAACGAGCCGATTCTCATTCCGCTCGTAAAGATCATTGGATTAAGTGTCTTGCTTAATTCCCTTTGCGTGGTACAGAGCGCCATTCTAACAGCCAACCTGAATATTAGACTGCAGACAATCATCAACCTCTGCGGTCAAATTCCCGCAGGCCTTATCGCAATCCTTCTCGCCTATCGAGGATGGGGCGTTTACGCATTGGCCTTGCAGACAGTTCTTGCAGCATTTATCAGAACTACCCTGCTCTGGATTTTTGCCAAATGGCGCCCCCATGAAAAATTCAGCAAGGAATCCTTTTCCTACTTATTTGGATTCGGTTCAAAGCTTTTAGGCGCCAACCTAATCGGAACTGTATTTAACGAAATCTACTCCGTTCTCATCGGTAAGTTTTTCACCAAAGCCGATCTAGGATATTTTTCCAAGGCAAACGGCCTCAGCAACAACTTCAATTCCGTAGCTTCCGGAATCGTCCAGAAGGTCGCCTTACCTGTTTTATCCAGACACCAAAATGACAAGGTCCAGCTACAGGAAAATTTCCGCGAAATCATGCGTCTCCTAGTCATGATTATTGCGCCCCTTTCCGCATTCCTTTGTTTCTCCGGTAGAGACATCATCGTCTTTTTATGGACCGACAAATGGTTGCCCGCAGTAGTTCTTTTCCAGATTATCGTCGCAGGTACAATGTGGAATCCCATAGGCCAATTAAGCCTCAGCCTGCTTCAAGTCGCTAACCGTACCGGACTCATTCTTAAGCTTGAATTTCCCAAAAAAGCAATTTATGTGGTCATTATCTTTATTGGTTTCCAATATGGGGTATTGGGTATTGCAGCCACCCAGTTTTTCATCAACTTCGTTGCAGCGGCAATCAATTTACACCCAACAAAAAAGATTTTGGACTACAGTTATGTCCAGCAAATGGTAGATGTTATTAAGTATATGGTCATCGCCTATCCTATCGCCTGGGGACTATCCCTTTTAATCAACACGGATATACCATTACTCAATATATTACTAAACTTCTTGACATTCCTCCCCATCTATGGCCTCGTCATTTTAGCAATTCGAGACTCTGTAGCAGTTAAATACTTCGCAAAGATCAAGGGGAAATTTAAGAAAGCTTAA
- a CDS encoding BCCT family transporter, which produces MEKHKGKIDWMITIVPFSIVIIFSLLFFAWPEQSNAILSKVRFFFGDTFGTYYLIIGLGFFIMSLFLAMSKYGDIVLGGKDEKPKYSFFAWGCMMFTCGLAADILFYSFSEWVMYATNPHLADLGSVQDWAGVFPIFHWSLIPWAFYLVLAVAFGFMLHVRKQSRQKYSEACRPILGKHTDGVLGRVIDLLAVFALLAGTATTFSIATPLMASIITELFHVEISRTAITIVILIFTCAVYTYSLLHGFKGISILAKVCIFMFFGLNFYVLAFGGEARYIIDTGFESLGRMVQNFIGLSTYTDPLRKNNFPQDWTIYYWAYWMVWCVAAPFFIGNISKGRTIRQTLLGGYVFGVGSTILSFIVLGNYSLGQQTAGVADYMAPYIANGDLYAMIISVINTLPCAPLVLVLVLLTMVAFYATSFDSIAYTASCYSYHKLEDGETPHKLIQLMVCILLIILPIALVFSESSMSNLQSVSILAAFPIGLVMILIVVSFLKDGKKCIEEREQK; this is translated from the coding sequence ATGGAAAAGCATAAAGGCAAAATAGATTGGATGATCACGATAGTCCCGTTTTCAATCGTGATTATTTTTAGTTTACTGTTCTTTGCTTGGCCGGAGCAGTCTAACGCAATCTTAAGTAAGGTGCGCTTCTTCTTTGGTGATACTTTTGGGACTTATTATTTGATTATTGGTCTTGGATTTTTCATTATGTCTTTATTCCTGGCGATGTCTAAGTATGGTGATATTGTCCTTGGAGGAAAGGATGAAAAACCAAAGTATTCATTCTTCGCTTGGGGCTGTATGATGTTTACCTGTGGCCTTGCTGCGGATATCCTTTTCTATTCCTTTTCCGAATGGGTTATGTATGCGACCAATCCCCATCTTGCCGATCTCGGTAGTGTTCAGGATTGGGCTGGCGTTTTCCCGATTTTCCACTGGAGTCTCATTCCTTGGGCATTTTACTTAGTATTGGCTGTAGCCTTTGGCTTTATGCTTCACGTTCGTAAACAGTCTCGTCAGAAGTATTCCGAAGCATGTCGTCCTATTTTGGGAAAACATACGGATGGCGTTCTTGGTCGCGTGATTGACTTGTTGGCTGTCTTTGCCCTCTTGGCAGGTACTGCAACCACTTTCAGTATTGCAACGCCCCTTATGGCAAGTATTATCACAGAACTGTTCCATGTGGAAATTAGCAGAACTGCAATTACTATCGTTATTCTGATATTTACCTGTGCTGTCTATACCTATTCCTTGCTTCACGGATTTAAGGGTATTAGCATTCTTGCGAAAGTCTGTATCTTTATGTTCTTTGGCTTGAACTTCTATGTCCTTGCCTTTGGCGGCGAAGCACGTTATATCATTGATACGGGATTTGAATCTCTGGGTAGAATGGTACAGAACTTTATTGGTCTGTCCACTTATACGGATCCTCTCCGTAAGAATAATTTCCCGCAAGATTGGACGATTTATTACTGGGCATATTGGATGGTTTGGTGTGTCGCGGCTCCCTTCTTCATCGGCAATATTTCCAAGGGACGAACTATTCGCCAAACACTGCTTGGAGGTTACGTCTTCGGCGTTGGATCTACAATTCTGAGTTTCATCGTTCTAGGTAACTATTCTCTTGGTCAGCAGACTGCTGGCGTCGCTGATTACATGGCTCCCTATATAGCAAATGGAGATCTGTATGCGATGATTATTAGCGTCATCAATACACTGCCTTGTGCTCCTTTGGTTCTTGTACTCGTGTTATTGACCATGGTGGCCTTCTATGCGACATCCTTTGATTCCATTGCTTATACGGCATCTTGCTATAGCTATCATAAATTGGAAGATGGCGAAACGCCTCATAAGCTGATTCAGCTGATGGTTTGCATTTTGCTGATTATTTTGCCGATTGCTCTGGTTTTCTCTGAAAGTTCCATGAGTAACCTTCAGTCTGTAAGTATCCTTGCTGCATTCCCCATTGGCCTTGTCATGATTTTGATCGTGGTGAGTTTCTTGAAGGATGGAAAAAAATGCATTGAGGAAAGAGAACAGAAGTAA
- a CDS encoding sugar phosphate nucleotidyltransferase has product MHCVKRAIIMAAGIGSRMRPVTLKTPKPMIKVNGVRMIDSVIQALHRNGINEIYVVVGYLKEQFYVLEKEYENLHVIENPLYDVCNNISSLYVARDYIGESIILDGDQIIFNDEILSPEFEKSGYNAIWTDGETAEWLMQVEDNRVTSCSRTGGVGGWQLFSVSRWTAEDGAKLKHHLEVEFDEKQNRQIYWDDVAMFCHFEEYDLGIRPMNSGDIVEIDNFDELVAMDPSYKNV; this is encoded by the coding sequence AACACCGAAGCCGATGATTAAAGTGAATGGTGTCAGAATGATTGATTCTGTTATACAGGCTCTTCATAGAAATGGAATTAACGAAATCTATGTAGTGGTGGGCTATCTTAAGGAACAATTCTATGTTCTGGAAAAGGAATATGAAAACCTGCATGTCATAGAAAATCCTCTGTATGACGTTTGCAACAATATTTCATCTCTTTATGTTGCTCGCGATTATATAGGTGAGTCTATTATTTTGGATGGAGACCAGATTATCTTCAATGACGAAATTTTGTCGCCTGAATTTGAAAAGTCTGGCTATAATGCGATTTGGACCGATGGCGAAACTGCGGAATGGTTGATGCAGGTAGAAGATAATAGAGTGACGTCTTGTAGTAGGACTGGCGGCGTTGGGGGATGGCAGCTATTTAGCGTTTCCCGCTGGACTGCTGAAGACGGTGCGAAATTGAAACACCATCTTGAAGTTGAATTTGACGAAAAACAGAATCGCCAGATTTATTGGGATGATGTGGCTATGTTCTGTCATTTTGAAGAATATGATCTAGGTATTCGTCCCATGAATTCTGGCGATATAGTGGAAATAGACAACTTTGATGAGTTGGTTGCTATGGATCCTAGCTATAAGAATGTTTAA